A window of the Bactrocera neohumeralis isolate Rockhampton unplaced genomic scaffold, APGP_CSIRO_Bneo_wtdbg2-racon-allhic-juicebox.fasta_v2 cluster09, whole genome shotgun sequence genome harbors these coding sequences:
- the LOC126764064 gene encoding putative nuclease HARBI1 isoform X2 yields the protein MAYLIIKIVFFFLNYLRSMEIIWELFDSNRLARKRLLYEHLALKMCSIYGAKSTRSIWIKTRGQMFWEVDCQVNSDAFFKNNFRMKRNSFIKLCIMLKELEKENTNYRKAIPLEKRIAKALYALGSSAEYRTIGNMFGIGKSTVCSILIDFCHEVWRCLWPLYLKKFPMNEIQLREYLNGFESLGFPQVLGAIDGCHIEVRPAAEDAVDYYNYKGWYSTVLLALVDARCRFIYINVGSPGRCNDSSIFERSSLKCELAQSTIFKDMSKQISSVNVPVVLLGDSAFKFDEHLMKPYPFCVNQPLDKNKFNNVLSKCRRVVENAFGHLKGRFRRVGKGLDNHMANTKIVIKACCVLHNFLNEENDEINEKWIAAQQIENESQQLPEDVSNICGNVNPRAEEIRQAFVSYFGSYPQCYPLQVRRNKNF from the exons ATGGCGTAccttattataaaaattgtgttcttttttctaaattatctcCGCTCAATGGAGATAATTTGGGAATTGTTTGATTCTAACCGGTTAGCAAGGAAACGTTTGCTGTATGAACACTTAGCACTAAAAATGTGTAGTATATATGGAGCGAAGTCAACAAGGTCTATTTGGATAAag ACTCGTGGCCAAATGTTTTGGGAAGTCGACTGCCAGGTGAATTCGGAtgcgttttttaaaaacaacttcCGAATGAAGCgcaattcttttattaaattgtgcATTATGTTGAAAGAATTGGAGAAGGAAAATACCAACTACCGCAAAGCAATTCCATTAGAGAAACGCATTGCTAAAGCTTTATATGCTCTTGGCTCTTCTGCAGAATATCGAACAATTGGAAATATGTTCGGAATTGGTAAAAGCACTGTCTGCTCCATTCTAATTGATTTCTGTCATGAAGTCTGGCGTTGTTTGTGGCCTttgtatttgaagaaattcccAATGAACGAAATTCAATTGCGCGAATATTTAAATGGTTTTGAGTCATTGGGTTTCCCTCAAGTGTTAGGAGCTATAG atgGTTGTCATATAGAAGTTCGCCCAGCtgcagaagatgctgttgactACTACAATTACAAAGGCTGGTATTCCACAGTTCTTTTGGCTTTAGTAGATGCAAG ATGTCGCTTTATATACATCAACGTTGGTAGTCCAGGCCGTTGTAATGACTCTTCAATATTTGAGAGATCATCTTTAAAATGCGAGTTGGCACAATCTACTATATTTAAAGACATGAGTAAACAAATATCGTCAGTTAATGTTCCAGTCGTTTTGTTGGGCGACTCTGCGTTCAAATTTGATGAACATTTGATGAAACCGTACCCATTTTGTGTAAACCAACCTTTGgataaaaacaaattcaacAATGTACTCTCGAAATGCCGAAGAGTGGTGGAGAATGCTTTCGGTCATTTAAAGGGAAGGTTTAGACGGGTTGGAAAAGGCTTGGATAACCACATGGCCAACACGAAAATCGTCATAAAAGCGTGCTGCGTTTTGCACAACTTTTTAAATGAggaaaatgatgaaattaaCGAAAAGTGGATTGCAGCACAACAAATCGAAAACGAATCTCAGCAGTTGCCAGAAGACGTCTCTAACATTTGTGGAAATGTCAACCCAAGAGCAGAGGAAATAAGACAAGCGTTCGTTTCGTATTTCG GAAGTTACCCACAATGCTATCCTCTACAAGTTCGGCGgaacaaaaacttttga
- the LOC126764039 gene encoding histone-lysine N-methyltransferase SETD1, whose protein sequence is MDGLTRLSSSAHSNGNNLDQNNTSCNMQLQSKTLRNFKLLSDPALVKGASKVYRYDGITPEQPYSSIVPRDPRNPIVRIRAKPVDPLVLILPRFKIDQNYVGQPPLIEITLTNLNDNIDNTFLSGMLSKCGLYDELVIHHHPVTNKHLGIAHIVFENTKAARLCIEKYNQKSVMGKVLSIFHDPFGKICNETVDQLTSCKPKHNSNIYAPINSFAHHPTSVPLQNSIHVISDSQQYKTQDIYNTTDLSNYQKFRNEREYSQNYQQKYRSHMPDEFQSREPRDKDRSREKYSYQTTYDRTKNHYNRCENDRELCKERNRDHGNRRDCDREREYQKTRDRDRDRDRRRGIDIGRDYRKRNMDRCDKDREKDKSRSRLTTPEERDYDGQSNYTNDKSKNPQMDMFYHLGSSFAHNSAQTLGPSINTLLEKNYRYPTYGFNAESSQNPWIGQRTWTAPQPQSQRRVDIPPPPPPDKTPNWDDPEPPPPGQKSPHTITESQIVKRSILPAETKENSISVDKSDITDLGKVDLDTRIEMMFKRKSFGNAPPFLQIDSSDSEVENTKVKQDNVELCSDSNLKIKENSLEVNKQFNKESQIYDQHDASDISSSDDEILLKKESLSPIQSNKEDDKHNGQPLSNTLSFHKNEKYVQASSTSDLTASFTESLEKCCFAYQNNEYFKPNFAYSLQVHADTSISRHFPNPAYMHSSYMPGFSSMPYGSSQNDDFGHYLHQMSNDNCKAFTGYGYNQNDPFKKQIDAVVERVSIELKQILKRDFNKKMIENTAYKNFETWWDDQLQKSRYKERTSVMSDKISQFSIATVVKSIDKAPDINQLINSQCDMSDLNSFTSLGLRASIPKLPSFRRIRKESLPETKDYEKHLSDQDEMVHGSDSEKEDVNADGNNVRNKTNKMVACSEILPKSKRKASSSSFSSSELEESSDEGHTSEDSVLSEEEFSSCSENNYNTENGKCDINIRQRMSDLISDFNKENNKKSKSVHSKNFIYSDSDDEHEIKKNISKEYVKSPKTQRNFSITSDLEDISKDSTITVTEDGEENVNKYSSNNLNSANENGGTTGTVYNVETGNDIEKEAKNVSNFEYDRIYSDSEEEREYQERRRRNTEYMAQIEREFLEEQALKLHETRDKSHRSVKDISNKPLIVRDISELLTQTETATESFGKPMKIDEATKKRDKNKFKRDKDATVPPSKSKNGVKFKKKQEIKKKNQTFAPPLHNQNNDVSIIEIGEENKNSNALNNQQPGTVEIQKLLSAEVYKEFSDDVKLSPSSDGGSSQASQASQVALEHCYSLPPQADTSTTCNQRKKNTYFKRENENDKQSNLEHDHGAYANVNTFGNNSEVIISEEQIVQRQYSKPGPGRPRKDSTKIRRKNCIIQNSYDLAVEKKSMPRDILLQNVVSQSKFIPSELFKARDATDELMVLYEFLTKGIDFEDIEYIRKSYEIHLQEDTYGFWLNNTHWVEHCITDRSFVPPPQKKRKREDELKRHKTGCARTEGYYKLDVRDKAKHKYHHAKSNVENALSIDRSDDQLQQSHNKLISKMQGISREARSNQRRLLTAFGSIGESELLKFNQLKFRKKQLKFAKSAIHDWGLFAMEPIAADEMVIEYVGQMIRPIVADLRESKYEAIGIGSSYLFRIDMETIIDATKCGNLARFINHSCNPNCYAKVITIESEKKIVIYSKQPIGINEEITYDYKFPLEDEKIPCLCGAQGCRGTLN, encoded by the exons ATGGATGGTTTAACCCGGTTGTCGAGCAGTGCTCACAGTAATGGAAACAATCTAGATCAGAATAATACAAGTTGTAACATGCAGTTGCAGTCAAAAACTCTacgcaattttaaattactttctGACCCAGCATTAGTAAAAGGAGCAAGTAAGGTATATCGGTACGATGGTATTACGCCGGAACAACCATATTCATCCATTGTACCCAGAGATCCTCGTAATCCCATTGTACGTATCCGTGCGAAACCTGTGGATCCCTTGGTTCTTATACTACCACG ATTTAAAATTGATCAAAATTACGTTGGCCAACCTCCGCTCATCGAAATTACTTTGACAAACTTAAATGACAACATAGATAACACATTTTTGTCTGGGATGCTAAGTAAATGTGGTTTATATGATGAACTAGTGATACATCACCATCCAGTAACTAATAAACACCTTGGTATAGCTCATATTGTTTTCGAAAACACTAAGGCTGCTCGCttatgtattgaaaaatataaccaaaaatcCGTGATGGGAAAA gttttaagtatttttcaCGATCCATTTGGAAAAATCTGCAATGAAACTGTGGACCAACTGACGTCATGCAAACCAAAACATAATTCCAATATATACGCACCAATTAATTCGTTTGCACATCATCCAACTAGTGTTCCACTTCAAAATAGCATACATGTTATTTCGGATTCACAGCAGTATAAAACTCAGGACATTTATAATACAACAGATTTATCAAATTATCAAAAGTTTCGTAATGAGCGTGAATATTCCCAAAACTACCAACAAAAGTATCGGAGTCATATGCCAGATGAATTCCAAAGCCGTGAACCTAGGGATAAGGATCGTAGTAGGGAGAAATATTCCTATCAAACGACATATGACCGTACGAAGAATCATTATAATAGATGTGAAAATGATAGAGAACTTTGTAAGGAAAGAAACAGAGACCATGGAAACCGTCGTGATTGTGACAGAGAAAGAGAATATCAGAAAACACGAGATAGGGACAGGGATCGTGATAGGCGTCGAGGCATTGATATAGGTCGCGATTATCGtaaaagaaatatggatcgGTGTGACAAGGATAGAGAAAAAGACAAGAGTCGTAGCAGGCTTACAACACCAGAAGAAAGAGATTATGACGGGCAGAGCAACTATACAAATGACAAATCGAAAAATCCTCAAATGGATATGTTTTATCATCTCGGATCTTCGTTTGCACATAACTCTGCACAAACACTAGGGCCTTCAATAAATActttgttagaaaaaaattacagatatCCTACATATGGATTTAATGCTGAATCATCTCAAAATCCATGGATTGGGCAGAGAACATGGACTGCTCCACAACCTCAATCACAACGTAGGGTAGATATTCCCCCGCCACCTCCCCCGGATAAAACACCAAACTGGGATGATCCCGAACCTCCGCCACCGGGGCAAAAAAGCCCTCATACTATTACAGAATCACAAATTGTTAAAAGATCAATTCTACCTGCAGAAACTAAAgaaaattcgatttctgtagATAAATCTGATATTACAGATTTAGGAAAAGTCGATTTAGATACAAGAATTGAAATGATGTTTAAACGAAAATCATTTGGAAATGCTCCACCGTTTCTACAAATTGATAGTAGTGACTCGGAAGTTGAAAATACTAAAGTCAAACAAGATAATGTAGAATTGTGTTCAGATTCaaatctgaaaataaaagaaaatagtttagaggttaataaacaatttaataaagagTCGCAGATATATGACCAACATGATGCGAGTGATATTTCTTCAAGTGATGACGAAATTCTCCTTAAAAAAGAATCATTGAGTCCTATTCAGTCAAACAAGGAAGATGACAAACATAACGGCCAACCATTGTCAAATACATTGtcttttcataaaaatgaaaaatatgtacaagCGAGTAGTACATCGGACCTTACAGCGAGTTTTACAGAATCCCtcgaaaaatgttgttttgcataccaaaataatgaatattttaaaccaaatttcgcATATTCTTTACAAGTTCACGCAGATACATCAATATCTCGCCACTTTCCTAATCCTGCATATATGCACTCGTCATACATGCCTGGATTTAGCAGCATGCCTTATGGCTCATCTCAGAATGATGATTTCGGACATTACCTTCACCAAATGAGTAATGACAATTGCAAAGCATTTACTGGTTATGGATACAATCAAAATGATCCATTTAAGAAGCAAATAGATGCTGTAGTTGAAAGAGTAAGCATTGAATTGAAACAAATACTCAAACGtgacttcaataaaaaaatgatagAAAATACTGCTTATAAGAATTTCGAAACATGGTGGGATGATCAACTGCAAAAAAGTCGTTATAAGGAAAGAACTTCTGTTATGAGTGACAAAATTTCACAGTTTTCTATTGCAACGGTGGTTAAAAGTATTGACAAAGCTCCAGACATAAACCAGTTAATTAATAGTCAGTGTGATATGTCGGATTTGAATTCATTTACAAGCCTCGGACTTCGTGCGTCGATACCAAAATTACCTTCATTCCGTCGGATCCGCAAAGAATCACTTCCAGAGACTAAGGACTATGAAAAGCATTTAAGTGATCAAGATGAAATGGTTCATGGTTCAGATTCAGAAAAGGAAGATGTCAATGCAGATGGTAATAACGTTCGtaacaaaactaataaaatggTGGCGTGCTctgaaattttaccaaaatcaAAACGAAAGGCCAGCTCATCTAGTTTTTCGTCATCAGAATTGGAAGAGAGCAGTGATGAGGGACATACAAGTGAAGATAGTGTATTGTCTGAAGAAGAATTCAGTTCATGCtcagaaaataattataatactgAGAATGGGAAATGTGATATAAACATAAGGCAACGAATGTCGGATTTGATTTCTgactttaataaagaaaataacaaaaagagtaAGTCTGtacattcaaaaaatttcatatattcagATAGCGATGATGagcatgaaataaaaaaaaatatctctaaAGAGTACGTGAAATCACCTAAAACGcaaagaaatttttctattacatCTGATTTAGAAGACATTAGTAAAGATAGCACAATTACAGTTACCGAAGATGGTGaggaaaatgttaataaatattcaagtaataatttaaattctgCAAATGAAAACGGAGGCACCACCGGTACTGTTTACAATGTCGAAACTGGGAATGACATTGAAAAAGAAGCAAAGAATGTATCGAATTTTGAATATGACCGAATTTATAGTGACTCCGAGGAAGAGCGAGAATATCAAGAACGACGTCGTCGAAACACAGAGTATATGGCTCAAATAGAACGGGAGTTCCTCGAGGAACAGGCACTAAAATTGCACGAAACTCGTGACAAAAGTCATAGGAGCGTAAAAGATATAAGCAATAAACCGCTCATTGTAAGAGATATTTCTGAATTACTCACTCAAACAGAAACAGCAACTGAAAGTTTTGGAAAACCTATGAAAATAGATGAAGCAACTAAAAAGAgagacaaaaataaatttaaaagggaTAAAGATGCAACAGTTCCTCCTTCAAAATCGAAAAatggtgtaaaatttaaaaagaaacaggaaattaaaaaaaaaaatcaaacttttgCACCACCTTTACATAATCAAAACAATGATGTAAGTATTATTGAAATtggtgaagaaaataaaaactcaaatgcGTTAAATAACCAACAACCTGGTACTGTTGAGATTCAAAAACTTCTATCAGCAGAAGTATATAAAGAATTTAGTGATGATGTGAAATTGTCACCTTCGTCTGATGGTGGTTCAAGTCAAGCAAGTCAGGCTAGTCAGGTTGCGTTAGAACATTGCTATTCTTTACCACCCCAAGCCGATACTTCAACAACCTGCAACCAAAggaagaaaaatacatattttaaaagagAAAATGAAAACGACAAACAATCAAACTTAGAACATGACCATGGTGCTTATGCTAATGTTAATACCTTTGGAAACAACAGCGAAGTTATTATTTCTGAAGAGCAAATTGTTCAGCGTCAATATTCTAAACCTGGGCCTGGTCGTCCAAGAAAAGATTCTACaaaaattcgaagaaaaaattgcataatacAAAATTCTTACGACCTTGCTGTAGAAAAAAAATCCATGCCCAGAGATATTCTTTTGCAAAATGTAGTATCTCAATCAAAATTCATTCCTTCAGAACTGTTTAAAGCCCGTGATGCAACTGACGAACTGATGGTGCTATATGAATTTCTTACAAAAGGAATTGACTTTGAAGATATAGAATATATCcgaaaaagttatgaaattcaTTTACAAGAAGATACATATGG tttctggtTAAATAATACTCATTGGGTTGAACATTGTATAACAGACCGTTCCTTCGTACCACCTCCACAAAAGAAACGCAAAAGAGAAGATGAACTTAAACGACATAAGACTGGTTGTGCTCGTACTGAAGGTTATTACAAATTAGATGTTAGAGATAAGGCTAAGCATAAATATCATCATGCTAAATCTAATGTAGAAAATGCTTTAAGCATAGATCGCAGTGATGATCAATTGCAACAATCGCATAATaagttaatttcaaaaatgCAAGGAATTTCACGTGAAGCGCGATCAAATCAAAGGCGTTTACTTACTGCGTTTGGATCAATTGGAGAATCTGAATTATTAAAGTTTAACcaattgaaatttagaaaaaaacaactaaagttTGCCAAATCAGCTATACATGATTGGGGCCTTTTTGCAATGGAACCAATTGCGGCTGATGAAATGGTTATAGAATATGTTGGGCAAATGATACGTCCAATTGTTGCAGATTTGAGAGAATCTAAATATGAAGCAATAGGAATCGGCAGCTCATATTTGTTTAGGATTGATATGGAAACAATTATTGATGCCACGAAATGCGGTAATTTGGCTCGCTTTATCAATCACAGTTGCAAC cccAACTGCTACGCAAAGGTCATTACGATAGAATCTGAAAAGAAAATTGTGATTTATTCCAAACAACCAATTGGAATAAACGAAGAAATAACTTATGATTATAAATTTCCTTTAGAAGACGAAAAAATTCCTTGTTTATGCGGAGCGCAGGGGTGCAGAGGGACTctcaattaa